In Clostridium sp. DL-VIII, the following proteins share a genomic window:
- a CDS encoding anti-sigma factor domain-containing protein, translating to MNKGIIMEVKKNYAIALNDHGVMDKIIFKENMKIGQKIFYFEDDIINSTSNRHRYNNFIKTLGSIAAVFLIVFTFFHTMKPQEAYAVVSLDINPSIQIEADNKLNIIKVEGVNDDGKNINFSDIKNISLESGMQKIKDKLEEQNYLKTNKDVLVGYAFVNNEDNSKYEDDLIGTIDSTFDEQDVVYVKGDKEAVDEAKTKNISLGRYEAALKVEDQGIKNNIDKAPVKEITASIRDNAEDQQWNSEDQKNNTQDPNVNPEVNSDKQVIERPNLDAASDNTESNVDSVKGDKDNTIKPEKNNTIIEVQPDAPVQNGSNSNTGNSSSGNTGSSTTPPKDNSIDVLPNNGTTPNSTTSGKNENASGQVITQDQSKK from the coding sequence ATGAATAAGGGAATAATAATGGAGGTAAAGAAAAATTATGCTATTGCTTTAAATGACCATGGTGTAATGGACAAAATAATTTTTAAAGAAAACATGAAAATCGGACAAAAAATATTTTATTTCGAGGACGATATTATAAATAGTACTAGTAATAGGCATAGATATAATAATTTTATAAAAACATTAGGATCAATTGCAGCAGTATTTTTAATTGTATTCACCTTCTTTCATACGATGAAACCCCAGGAAGCATATGCAGTTGTTAGCTTGGATATTAATCCTAGTATACAAATTGAAGCGGATAACAAGCTTAACATCATTAAGGTAGAGGGCGTTAATGATGATGGAAAAAATATTAATTTCAGCGATATTAAGAATATTTCTCTTGAGAGTGGAATGCAAAAAATAAAGGATAAACTTGAAGAACAGAATTATTTGAAAACTAATAAAGATGTACTAGTTGGTTATGCTTTTGTTAATAATGAAGACAATAGTAAATATGAAGATGATCTTATAGGTACAATTGATTCAACTTTCGATGAACAGGATGTAGTCTATGTTAAAGGTGATAAAGAAGCAGTTGATGAAGCAAAAACAAAAAACATAAGTTTAGGCAGATATGAGGCGGCTCTTAAAGTTGAAGATCAAGGTATAAAGAACAATATTGATAAAGCACCAGTTAAGGAAATTACTGCAAGTATACGAGATAACGCTGAAGATCAACAATGGAATTCAGAAGATCAAAAAAATAATACTCAAGATCCAAATGTTAATCCAGAAGTCAATAGTGACAAGCAAGTGATAGAAAGACCAAATTTAGATGCAGCTTCTGATAATACGGAATCAAATGTAGACTCTGTAAAAGGAGATAAGGATAATACTATTAAACCTGAAAAAAATAATACTATTATAGAAGTACAGCCAGATGCTCCAGTACAAAATGGTTCAAACAGCAATACTGGAAATAGTAGTAGCGGTAACACAGGTAGTTCAACAACGCCACCAAAAGATAATAGTATTGAT
- a CDS encoding DnaJ domain-containing protein, with translation MDPYEALGIERTASEEEIKSKFKEVIEEYAHNQDNTSEQKIQTLRTAYDLIINEELYKEIRALIDSNNFLDAETKLNILNNTNSAEWNYLKGFVLVQKGWYESGLNYLTKATQLEPDNIEYLSGLNKLQTRFIDYIKKYSQKNVQPNSNNVNACGGNNNGSSGGTC, from the coding sequence GTGGATCCATATGAAGCTTTAGGAATAGAAAGAACCGCTTCTGAAGAAGAGATAAAAAGTAAATTCAAAGAAGTTATTGAAGAATATGCTCACAATCAAGATAATACGTCAGAACAAAAAATTCAAACACTTAGAACAGCGTATGATTTAATTATTAATGAGGAACTATATAAAGAAATCAGAGCATTGATTGATAGTAATAATTTTTTAGATGCAGAAACAAAATTAAATATATTAAATAATACTAATTCTGCAGAATGGAATTACCTTAAAGGGTTTGTACTAGTTCAAAAAGGCTGGTATGAAAGTGGATTGAATTATTTGACAAAAGCTACACAATTGGAGCCAGATAATATTGAATATTTGAGTGGATTAAATAAATTACAGACAAGGTTTATTGATTATATCAAAAAATATTCTCAAAAAAATGTACAGCCTAATTCCAACAATGTGAATGCTTGCGGTGGAAACAATAATGGTAGTAGTGGAGGAACATGTTAA
- the sigI gene encoding RNA polymerase sigma factor SigI, with protein sequence MLECVLVDLNVDKNTDVNELIKKHMPFIIKSISDVTGRYVSCENDEELSVGLLGFHEAIERYDNEKGHFLSYAKLVIGSRIKNYLKGENRHQHSSLDELVDKGLDIKDEYFEPKEDNSILIEEINKLKTEISSFGFTFEDLVNEAPKQQATRKNAIILSEEISKEEEFTSFMYLKKRLPIKRIVLKFSVTEKVIKRSKKFIISVVIIIDKRLNALRNWIRK encoded by the coding sequence ATGCTCGAATGTGTTTTAGTAGATTTAAATGTTGATAAGAACACAGATGTAAATGAACTTATTAAAAAGCATATGCCTTTTATAATAAAAAGCATTTCGGATGTTACAGGAAGATATGTATCATGTGAAAATGATGAGGAATTAAGTGTTGGTCTGCTTGGTTTCCACGAGGCAATTGAAAGATATGATAATGAGAAGGGACATTTTCTATCTTATGCAAAGCTCGTTATAGGAAGTAGAATCAAGAATTATTTAAAGGGTGAAAATAGACATCAGCATTCATCGTTAGATGAATTAGTGGATAAGGGTTTAGACATTAAAGATGAATATTTTGAACCTAAAGAGGATAATAGTATCCTTATAGAAGAGATCAATAAACTAAAAACTGAAATAAGTTCATTTGGATTTACGTTTGAAGACTTAGTTAATGAAGCTCCTAAGCAACAAGCAACGAGGAAAAATGCAATTATCTTATCAGAAGAGATAAGTAAGGAAGAAGAATTTACTTCTTTTATGTATCTAAAAAAACGATTGCCAATAAAGAGAATCGTTCTGAAATTTTCTGTAACAGAAAAGGTAATAAAAAGAAGTAAGAAATTTATAATTTCTGTAGTAATAATAATTGATAAAAGACTCAATGCTTTAAGGAATTGGATAAGGAAGTAG